From a region of the Phycisphaerales bacterium genome:
- a CDS encoding STAS domain-containing protein, whose product MSGPNIINPNLAVLDRLGETAVVTLTIEVLSGDETALMLRELLTSVYQQGNKHFILDLQNVSSMDSVCVGVLVEMLTQMQQTRGGGRIALVNADGNVAYLFRITRLDRVFPICRDVMTALTAVEHASAA is encoded by the coding sequence ATGTCAGGTCCCAATATCATCAACCCGAATCTCGCGGTGCTCGACCGGCTGGGCGAAACGGCCGTCGTCACGCTGACGATCGAGGTCCTCTCGGGCGACGAGACGGCCTTGATGCTCCGCGAACTGCTCACGAGCGTCTACCAGCAGGGCAACAAGCACTTCATCCTCGACCTGCAGAACGTCTCCTCGATGGACTCGGTCTGTGTCGGCGTGCTGGTGGAGATGCTCACGCAGATGCAGCAGACGCGCGGCGGCGGTCGGATTGCTCTCGTGAACGCCGACGGCAACGTGGCGTACCTCTTCCGCATCACGCGGCTCGATCGCGTGTTCCCGATCTGCCGAGACGTGATGACGGCGCTCACCGCCGTTGAGCACGCGAGCGCGGCATGA
- the ugpC gene encoding sn-glycerol-3-phosphate ABC transporter ATP-binding protein UgpC: MAEVVLSHVCKDYPGPVRAVDDVSLDIADGEFVVLVGPSGCGKSTTLRMIAGLESITSGTVSIAGRVVNDVHPKDRDIAMVFQNYALYPHMTVHRNMAFALKLRRVPRAEIDHKVHETARILGIENLLDRKPRQLSGGQRQRVAVGRAIVREPKAFLFDEPLSNLDAKLRVETRAELKALHQRLRTTTIYVTHDQEEAMTLGDRVVIMSQGVVQQVGTPLEVYRQPANRFVAGFLGMPPMNFIDVRIESEQGRLWAAEKDGLRIPLPERLRTAAERIAGREIVLGVRPEAFSLATKAADNGHAAAIELEVQVVEPLGDRMDLFLASPTRRRLVARVDATAAVKPGSRESLRIDLDRIHLFERGEFGNRIGAS, translated from the coding sequence ATGGCCGAAGTGGTCCTGAGCCACGTCTGCAAGGATTACCCCGGACCGGTCCGCGCTGTGGATGATGTCAGCCTCGACATCGCCGACGGCGAGTTCGTCGTGCTCGTCGGACCCTCAGGTTGCGGCAAGTCCACCACCCTGCGCATGATCGCCGGCCTGGAATCGATCACCTCAGGCACAGTCAGCATCGCCGGACGCGTCGTCAACGACGTGCATCCCAAAGACCGCGACATCGCCATGGTCTTTCAGAACTACGCGCTCTACCCGCACATGACGGTCCATCGCAACATGGCCTTTGCGCTCAAACTCCGGCGAGTGCCCCGCGCTGAAATCGACCACAAGGTGCATGAGACCGCGAGGATCCTCGGCATCGAAAACCTGCTCGACCGCAAACCCCGCCAACTCTCGGGCGGCCAGAGGCAGCGCGTGGCGGTGGGCCGGGCCATCGTCCGGGAACCCAAGGCTTTCCTCTTTGATGAGCCGCTTTCCAATCTCGACGCCAAACTGCGCGTCGAAACCCGCGCTGAACTCAAGGCCCTGCATCAGCGCCTCAGAACCACCACCATCTACGTCACCCACGATCAGGAAGAGGCGATGACGCTGGGCGACCGGGTGGTCATCATGAGCCAGGGCGTGGTTCAGCAGGTGGGCACGCCGCTGGAGGTCTATCGCCAGCCCGCCAACCGGTTCGTCGCCGGGTTCCTGGGGATGCCGCCCATGAACTTCATCGACGTCCGCATCGAGTCCGAGCAGGGGCGGCTGTGGGCGGCTGAGAAAGACGGGCTTCGCATTCCTTTGCCCGAGAGGCTGCGGACGGCAGCGGAGCGAATCGCCGGGCGGGAGATCGTGCTCGGCGTGCGGCCCGAAGCGTTCAGCCTCGCCACGAAGGCGGCGGACAACGGCCACGCCGCAGCCATCGAACTCGAGGTGCAGGTGGTCGAGCCCCTCGGCGACCGCATGGACTTGTTCCTGGCCAGTCCGACGCGGCGGCGGCTGGTCGCCCGCGTGGATGCGACAGCGGCTGTTAAGCCGGGAAGCCGCGAGAGCCTACGAATCGACCTCGATCGGATCCATCTTTTCGAACGCGGGGAATTCGGCAACCGGATCGGGGCGAGTTGA
- a CDS encoding AAA family ATPase produces the protein MRTIAIINQKGGCGKTTTAINLSAAAARRGKRVLLIDLDPQGHCALGLSVPATSIEKQIGDALMADLNRSFDATDLTWQAGDNLDLIPSSVRLAALEAVSGGLSRLPDRDRRLEQLLRWVAPRYDLCVLDCPPHIGLLTFNALRASSEIIVPVETSYFALQGAENQVRTIDTVARRIGRSLSVVLLPTMFDEGVRLSREILEELRRRYGQSVAPITIRFCASLREAASFGQPIFEYAPESTGRQDYEALAQWVEAYRPPRRAEFDGIPVHAAADVSAPAVETCVGPTWPRPSAEGGNRAAELAQRARYLLQRRFETQASEATSLAEAEMRPASIRPASAAAPTPAAVELERRPAATGCRIRMVYRAAHSAERVFIAGDFNQWTPQETPMRFNESQGEFEAWLTLPPGRYRYRFVVDGHWIIDPDNPRTEPSAAGQLHSLLTVAEDSAAPARDPAG, from the coding sequence GTGCGAACCATCGCGATCATCAATCAAAAGGGCGGCTGCGGCAAGACGACCACCGCGATCAACCTCAGCGCCGCCGCAGCGCGCCGGGGCAAGCGAGTGCTGCTGATCGACCTGGACCCGCAGGGGCACTGCGCGCTGGGGCTGTCGGTGCCGGCGACGTCGATCGAGAAGCAGATCGGCGATGCGCTGATGGCCGATCTCAATCGCTCCTTCGACGCCACCGACCTGACGTGGCAGGCGGGGGACAATCTTGATCTCATTCCCAGCTCGGTGCGGCTTGCGGCTCTCGAGGCGGTGAGCGGCGGGCTGTCGCGGCTGCCTGACCGGGACCGGCGCCTGGAGCAACTGCTCCGCTGGGTCGCGCCGCGATATGACCTGTGCGTGCTTGATTGCCCGCCGCACATCGGCCTGCTGACGTTCAATGCGCTGCGGGCCAGCAGCGAGATCATCGTGCCTGTCGAGACAAGTTACTTTGCTCTGCAGGGGGCGGAAAACCAGGTTCGCACCATCGACACGGTGGCGCGGCGCATCGGGCGGTCGCTCTCGGTGGTGCTGCTGCCGACAATGTTCGATGAGGGCGTCCGTCTGTCGCGCGAGATTCTCGAAGAACTCCGGCGGCGCTATGGCCAGAGCGTGGCGCCGATCACGATTCGCTTCTGCGCTTCGCTGCGCGAGGCGGCGAGTTTCGGTCAGCCGATCTTCGAATACGCGCCCGAGTCCACGGGCCGGCAGGATTACGAAGCGCTGGCGCAGTGGGTGGAGGCGTACCGCCCGCCGCGACGCGCGGAGTTTGACGGGATTCCGGTTCATGCGGCCGCTGATGTTTCAGCTCCGGCGGTGGAGACGTGCGTCGGACCCACGTGGCCGCGGCCGAGCGCCGAAGGCGGCAACCGCGCCGCGGAATTGGCGCAGCGGGCCCGCTACCTGCTGCAGCGGCGCTTCGAGACGCAGGCGAGCGAGGCGACGAGTCTTGCCGAGGCCGAGATGCGGCCGGCGTCCATCAGGCCCGCATCCGCAGCGGCGCCGACTCCCGCCGCGGTGGAGTTGGAGCGTCGGCCGGCGGCAACCGGGTGCCGCATCAGGATGGTGTACCGCGCCGCGCACAGTGCCGAGCGCGTTTTCATCGCGGGTGACTTCAATCAGTGGACGCCGCAGGAAACGCCGATGCGATTCAACGAGTCGCAAGGGGAGTTTGAGGCTTGGCTCACGCTGCCGCCGGGGCGTTACCGCTACCGCTTCGTCGTGGATGGGCACTGGATCATCGACCCGGATAATCCGCGCACCGAACCGAGCGCCGCGGGCCAGTTGCACAGCCTGCTTACCGTGGCGGAGGATTCTGCCGCGCCGGCGAGAGACCCGGCGGGATGA
- a CDS encoding glycosyltransferase family 39 protein, translated as MICALVPAARLTGPSDLHDQTQEKTSAYTTDLALHAGDWRRWVLPMQQGAYPATKPPLYNWLATPAVQLTQGRWEWPHHLPSLLAYVVVCALLWKLGEHIDPKGLTGPLAAMILASNYAWFKLSVLVRPDTLLSLWLVLGWIGATVVLSGAAGAAKRNRWRAVVWIACALAVLTKGPPALLIPLFIVALGCFTAEPGSGPAARLRRAGWALRQCGAHWGLPLVLGVTVAWLGLVWWVNPDHLYNTLIREEFVDRAMGTGDEGVKHGPWDLLRTALNMPLYFVTRFLPWSVFFFGALIDLRRGRGTIRAEGTAVDPARQWMRSGVIYTVLVVLAFTLSAGKRADYIASAYVSASLVTAWCLAHLGWRLAARQPALILATAALTTAALIVHERLNAYAVRHPLSESLWEFAREVRPEIEAQPLPLEFYRTGVAPLQVMLHRSQPVLASPAELAEAVEGREMVWLIVTDRGLGEVLEQARLHGWSLDLRASSTPARGSEAAALEMRLYHVSRQPGSEP; from the coding sequence TTGATCTGCGCGCTGGTCCCCGCGGCGAGGCTGACCGGACCGAGCGACCTGCACGACCAGACGCAGGAAAAGACCAGCGCTTATACGACTGATCTCGCCCTGCACGCGGGCGACTGGCGGCGGTGGGTGCTGCCGATGCAGCAGGGCGCGTACCCGGCGACGAAGCCGCCGCTGTACAACTGGCTCGCGACGCCGGCGGTGCAACTCACACAGGGCCGATGGGAGTGGCCGCACCATCTGCCCAGTCTGCTGGCGTACGTGGTGGTGTGCGCGTTGTTGTGGAAGCTCGGCGAGCACATCGATCCGAAAGGCCTGACCGGGCCGCTCGCCGCGATGATCCTCGCGTCGAACTACGCGTGGTTCAAACTCAGCGTGCTCGTGCGGCCGGACACGCTGCTGTCGCTCTGGCTCGTGCTGGGCTGGATCGGCGCGACGGTGGTGCTCAGCGGCGCGGCGGGCGCTGCGAAGCGCAACCGGTGGCGGGCGGTGGTCTGGATCGCGTGCGCGCTGGCGGTGCTGACCAAAGGCCCGCCGGCCCTGCTCATTCCGCTGTTCATCGTGGCGCTGGGCTGCTTTACAGCCGAGCCAGGCAGCGGCCCGGCGGCGCGGCTGCGGCGAGCGGGCTGGGCGCTGCGGCAGTGCGGCGCGCACTGGGGCCTGCCGCTCGTGCTGGGCGTTACCGTGGCCTGGCTGGGGCTCGTGTGGTGGGTCAATCCCGATCACCTCTACAACACGCTCATTCGCGAGGAGTTCGTCGATCGCGCGATGGGCACGGGCGATGAGGGCGTGAAGCATGGGCCATGGGATCTGCTGCGAACGGCGCTGAACATGCCGCTCTACTTCGTGACGCGATTCCTGCCGTGGTCGGTCTTTTTCTTTGGCGCGCTCATCGACCTGCGGCGCGGCCGCGGAACGATTCGGGCCGAGGGCACGGCGGTGGATCCGGCGCGCCAATGGATGCGCAGCGGCGTGATTTACACGGTGCTCGTCGTGCTGGCGTTCACACTCTCTGCGGGCAAGCGGGCCGATTACATCGCTTCGGCGTATGTCTCGGCGTCGCTGGTGACGGCGTGGTGCCTGGCGCATCTGGGCTGGAGACTCGCCGCCCGGCAGCCGGCGCTCATCCTCGCCACCGCGGCGCTCACCACGGCAGCGCTCATCGTGCACGAGCGCCTCAACGCGTATGCAGTGAGACATCCACTGTCGGAATCACTCTGGGAGTTTGCCCGCGAGGTTCGGCCGGAGATCGAAGCCCAGCCGCTTCCGCTCGAGTTCTATCGCACGGGCGTGGCGCCGCTGCAGGTGATGCTGCACCGCTCGCAGCCGGTGCTCGCCTCGCCGGCCGAACTGGCCGAGGCGGTTGAAGGCAGGGAGATGGTCTGGCTGATCGTGACCGATCGCGGTCTGGGCGAAGTGCTCGAGCAGGCCCGGCTGCACGGCTGGTCGCTCGACCTGCGGGCGAGTTCGACGCCGGCCAGAGGGAGCGAGGCGGCGGCGCTGGAGATGCGCCTCTACCACGTGAGCCGCCAGCCGGGCAGCGAGCCATAG